The following are encoded together in the Thermanaerothrix sp. genome:
- a CDS encoding YvrJ family protein, with amino-acid sequence MEEMIASGVQTAFSILVASYLLVRMEARIEGLTQAVSDLRGTIERASQFQAGGGVDG; translated from the coding sequence ATGGAGGAGATGATAGCCTCCGGCGTTCAGACCGCCTTTTCGATCCTGGTGGCGTCGTACCTTTTGGTGCGCATGGAGGCCAGGATAGAGGGTCTGACCCAGGCGGTGTCGGATCTTAGGGGGACCATAGAGAGGGCCTCCCAGTTCCAGGCGGGGGGTGGTGTCGATGGATGA